The DNA region AATCAGGCAGGTGTTGCAGGAAGCTGGCAATAATGCCGCCTTTCTGGCAGGTCAGCAGGGGAGCCAGAGCGCCCGCTTACCAGACGACTCATTCTCTGTCAGCAAAGATTTTTCCAGTCAGCAGCCAGCCGCCACGCAGGAACAGAAGCTGGCTTTTCTAAAAGCGATTGACCGTTATGTTCAGGACAACTGTCCAAGTCTTGAAAGCCGTATTATCCGCCTGCATCTGGAAACCATCAGCAAACGGGTTCACACCAGTACAGGGTCGCAGGGCTTTACCCGTATTCCCAGAACCATCCTGACGGTCTGTCTGGTGGCCAGTAATGACCAGCAGGAGCCGGTAGAGTTGCTGCATATTGTCAGTGATCGTGGAGAGTATCAGGATGTTCTTACTGAACCATCCAGCCTGTACGCTGACATTGACAAGCTGTATCAGCAGCTTCTGGATAAAAAAGAGGCCGTTCCCGCCAGCGCCGGATATAAAGAAGTCATTCTGGATTCGGAACTGTCCGGACTGCTGGCTCACGAGGCGGTTGGTCATCCTGTCGAAGCCGATCTGGTTCTGGCCGGATCGGTGGCAGCGGAACTGCAGGGAGAAATGGTGGCCAGCCCTATTGTCAGCATGGTGGACTTTGCCCACTCCTGCAACGGCGAAACTCTGCCGGTACCGGTTTTTATTGATGATGAAGGCAGTAAAGCGGAAGATGCGGTACTGATTGACCAGGGCAGGCTGACAGGCTTTATGCACAATCGCTACAGTGCTGCACAGCTTGAACAACCATCGTCGGGCAACGCCCGGGCCTTCAAGTACTTTGATGAACCGCTGATTCGTATGCGCAACACGGCTATTTTACCCGGCCACGATAAGCTGGAAGCAATGATCGCCTCAATTGACGACGGTTACTACCTGATAAAAAGCAACAACGGCGAGGCAGACGCTACTGCCGAGTTTATGTTTGGTATCACCCTTGGCTACGAAATCAAAAACGGTAAACTGGGGCGCGCCATTCAGGATACCACCATTTCCGGCATGGCGTTCGACGTCTTAAAAACCGTCACTATGGTGTCCGATGACCTGCACTGGGAATGCTCTGGCTATTGTGGCAAAAAACAGGACATTCCTGTCGCCTGCGGTGGTCCGGCGATTAAGTGCAAAGTCCATATTGGCGGAGAATAATCCGGATGACTGTTAACAACCTGTTGGCCTTATACCTGAGGTGCCCATGAGTCAGCCTTCCAATCACCCGGACTACACTCAGGGCAGCACCCTGAACTATACGATGGAGCAACTGCGTCTGGCTGGCTTTGAGAAAACCCAGTGTTCCCTGTCCAGCGACTACAGGCAGGAACTCAATGTTGAAAAAGGAGCCATAACTCTGCTGCGCAGCGGTAGCGACAGGGAACTGTACCTGAGTGGCATTATTGACCAGAAGAAAGCCTCACTGTCCATTAATGACCTGAGCCATGACAGCATTGACTCAGCCGTTGCCGAACTCCTGCTGATGGCAAAAGGCTCTGAAGCAGACGACGCCTACACGATTGCACCGGCACAACCCACAGGCGTTTTTTTCCGCCGGTCCACAACAGGCTGACCTTGAAGCCATGTACGGCAGCCTTAAAACATTCCTGACGTACCTGAAGCAAAATCATCCCAGTATCGTTATGACCGAATGTTCACTGGATTACACCCGTATCCATTCCAGAATGGTTAACAGCAACGGCATCGACTTTACTGAAACCCGGGGCAACTATAATGGCTCTCTGATGTTTAACGCGAAAAACGACAATGACATCACCTCCCTGAACTATACCGGGTTCACAACCTTCACCCTCGACAAACCCTTCCACCAGTTTGGCTCCATTGAGCAACTGCTGCGAAGTTCGGAAGCAGAGTTCCGGGCGCAACCCCTGCCAGCAAAGTTTACCGGCGACCTGATTATCACTCCGGATGCCATGGATGATTTCATTGGTTTTCTGGTGGGTTCTGTGACAGATGCCCCCCTGATTGCCAATAGTTCGTTGTATAAAGACAAACTGCACGAAGCGGTGACAAGCCCCTGCCTGACCCTTAAAAGCCTGCCTCTGGACAGTACCATGCCCAATGGTTATCCATTCACCAGCGACGGTTTTAAAGCCGAAAACCTGACCCTGTTGAGTAACGGTGTGCTGGAAAGTTTTCTGTTGACGGATTACGGCGCCCGAAAAACCGGTCTGAAAAAAGCCGTTAACGAAGGTGGTTGTATGGTGCTCGAGCCCGGTGAACAGACACTGGCCGATATCATTTCCAGTACTCAGGAAGGTGTCATTCTGGGTCGTCTGTCAGGCGGCGCACCTGCTGACAAAGGGGATTTTTCAGGCGTTGCCAAAAACAGCTACTACATCAAAGACGGACAAATACAGTTTCCACTGACTGAAACCATGATATCAGGCAACATGGCCACCATTCTCAGGAATATTGTGGCAGTATCAAAAGACGTGGTGGATTTTGGCGACAGCCGCTATCCATGGCTCAGGTCGGCAAAGGTCAATTTTTCCTGACCCTGACCAGACCGGGGGATAAAGGATATCCCCCGACGATCAACCACTGAGCTTTATTAGCCGCAGCACTTCTTGAATTTTTTACCACTGCCACAGAGGCATGGGTCATTACGGCCAGGTGTTTTTTCAACAACTGTGGTTTTAGGAGTGTTCATTAAAACATCCAGATCGACGAGGTTCTCTTCCTTCTCTTCGTTCAGTTCAATATCCACAAACCAGCCATTTTCGCTAAAAACAGCCTCAATTTCCTTAAAACGCTCTTCAGTCTGAACCACTACACAGGCCGGGTTCTTTTCCGTACCCAGTTTGGCGGCTTTCTTGCGCTCAAAACCACGATTGAACTTGTCAGCCTGATTCATCAGTCGGTTGCCATCGGTATAAAGCATGAATAACCACCATCTACATCAATTGAAAAAAACGTTATCAACAGAGACATCAGGCGCTGAAACAGCCAAACCCACATGTTTTCGTTGATCTGAACCGACCTAATTTACTTGATTTGCAGGCATTTAGCCAATAATACCAGAAAAACCCTGACCCTCTGCCAGTGATTCAGTAACGGATGGAAAGATGCAACCTTTTGCACCAGACCATCCGCCATGCCTTAAGGCTTCACTGTACCCGGACAAGAGTCCGTATATTTCTGCCCATCTCTGTAGATGGTCAGATCAAAGTGGCGCAAACCCTGTTCAACTGGCTCAGGGCTACTTATATGAAGAAGGTTTTGATTGTAATGGGTCACTGAGTCGCTGCCTGGTGTTAGTGGCACTTTTTTTATCTCTTGCCACCCATCATCGTATGTATAAGTATTCATTGCTTCGTTGTCCGATGTAATGCCAGGAGTGACTACTGTGCTGTCAGGATTATCAACGGGCATGTATTTAGTAATTTCGTCGCCTTGTACCCATACTGGCAGGGGGTGACTGTAAAAATTTTTACTGTTTTCAAGTTTCCAGGCTTGCATCATTAATACACATTCCGTGGACTCTGCACATAATTGATCTTTTTGTAATTTGTGCATAATGCATTCAGAAAACAGGTTATGTGGCTTATCATTTTTTTCGAAGACCAGCTGGTAGCTTTCTTTATAGAAATGCTTTATTACTTCACCTTGAGTACCAGGGAGTATTACTAAGCCAACTTCAGCCAGTGATTCGGTTATAATTGTTGAGTCGATCAGCTTCACCATTCCTGAACGGTCTTTACCATAAAAAGAATCGATTGCATCGATATGTTTTTCTAACCGTTCAACGGAAAGGTCTTTAAAATGAATTCGACCACTAAAACGAAAATACAGTTTTTCCTTGTTACCACCATGCTCTAGCTCCGGTCTGTAAACTGCTATCCACGGTGACTTCCTGATCCTTGAGTTTAGTAAAAATATCAGGAATTTCTTTTGGTTATTATCTGAAACTTTTTTACAGAGATGAAATAGATTAGAGTAGTCCGCGTCTATTTCATGGCACTCCTTTACTCGAACATCGTTGTCTTCATACCATTTAATCATGCGGTTAGAGGTTGGAGGTAATAATTCATTCTTATCAAGAATGACCGGATGTATTGAATGAGCATTATCCATGTCTGCTATTTGAAATACGGCTGTTTTATGCCATGGAAGCACCCAGAGCGATTGGGTCTCGTTATCATAGGCCGATATGCCGCTTATTTGGGGAATAACGCTGTATTTTTCGCCCTTTAAAGACAACACCGGAGCAGGCGGTTCAACCCGGGGGGTTTCTAATAAGTTCCGGAGGTATCCCTGCCATGGATTATTGAAATAGAGGTCTAATTCAGGTCGCCTTTCATTGGCTATGATCATAGGGACAATACTATGCGTATTAAATTGAGAATTAAGAATACCAAGCGGGTAGCGGGTCTCAGTCCAGTCATATTGGTTTACAATGATTTTCCATACATTTTTTGACTGATTTTGTTTCCACATAGCTTCGCAGGATCGAATCTTCGTGGTTGAACACATAGTCAGGTAAAACTGTATAAAATCAAGATGCTCAGGATTTTGTGAGTCGCATGACGTGTTGCTAAAATATCTGGCGCAGCGTTCTACAGCCCGATCAAAAAACTTTTTCTGTTGTTTAAAGCTTACATAGGATAAAGGTTCATAATAATTAGCGATCAGCATATTCTTTGATCCACTCTCTTTGTCGGTCGAGTAGTGAATAACACCCAAAGGCGCTTCCGTATCAGAGAGCAAAGCGGTTAAAAGATTGTGATGCGGGTAGTTATTTTGATCATTCAGATAATAACTGCGTAGTTGTTTCAGCCTGCGGTACCGCTCGGCAGCTTCTTGTTCCGGGTCAGCATAAGGTGGACTGTACACAAGGCTGCTAAGAAGAGTAGCGAGTAATTCATGATAAGCGGCCACAGAAACACCGAGTGTAAGGCCTAATCCTGATAATAGTAAGGGAGAGTTAGGGATTGGGTAATTAGGGGCAGCTTTTATAATAAGGGGTATATGTGCAGCTATCGACGCTAGCTTCACTCCAGTCCCAAATTGAGTTTGCCGCACGCTGTTTAGATAAGATATTGTGTCCTGCCTTACTCGCTGCGACCTGATTTTTTCCATATCATTTTGTTGATAAAGCCAATAACGATCACTCCCGGGTGCTGAAGAGGCCGAATTGATTACGGAAACATCCTGTGTTTTTGTTTCGGTGCCTGCCGGGTGTGACTCAATCATTTGCCGGTTATTAAACGCCAGAATCCGGCTCGGATCATCCTCTCCTGCTGCCTGTATACCATAGATCGCAGCCATGTTGAGTTCAATCATGGATGCTGTATCGTTGTACGCCTGAGCCAGCCTCCAGTCTCCTTCACGAGGATAATACAGAAGGTTAAATTGTTTTGGCAGATACTCGGGTGACCACATAAAGATTTGGCCAGAGTCTGCAAAAAAAGGTTTGTTCAGGGACGGAAATGGAGCGTCAGCGCTTTGTCTGATTCTTGGTGCATAAGACAGTTTATCGAGGTGTGTGCATTGCTGGTTCAGAGAAAAATTAGGCACAAAAGTCAGGCTCGTCGGATGTCCCGTTAATTCATGACGTTGAGTATTATGCATGGAATGCATGTGCATGCCTTTTTGGTACCAGTCAAGGCCATTTTTACCAATTATGTCTGCAACAGTTGTCACGCACTCTTTGTGCAATGCCTGCCCGGGCTTGCCTATAGGGATACCGCACAACATCAGCGTTTGAGCGATTGTCTCGATAACTGCCGGGTTTTCAGGATTCAGTAAGTTGGGAATCCTGTCAAAAAGATGGGTGATAGTTTTTGTCACCCGCCTGGAAAATTGTTTGTGACTGACCGGAAAATTGGGACCGGAATGATCTAAAGGTTCAATGATCGCTTCCGGTGCCGGATTATAACCGATCATACCAAATCTCATAGACTTGCAGTTCTGCCATCCATGAAGAGGATCATCTATATAGCTTGTATGGGAATCTTTTTCATAAACGGCTGTGATGGGAAAATGGTGTTTTTCCCAATGACTTTGGGAGAACCGATCAATTAATTGAGCTATTTGTTTTTGTTTTTTTACATATGGTTCTTCAATAGCTTTTTTAAAAAATCTGGCTTTTTCCAGAAGGTACAGACTGGTGATGTCAGATCGCTGGTTTGCTTTTTGAAGATTATTCTTCACATCCCAATAATAATAACCAGCCACACTAATAAGCCCACCAATAGCTGAGAAAACGACATAATGGAAAGTTGTAAGAAGGGGGGCAGCTGTCACCCTGCGGTTTCTGCCTAAACGACGGTTTGTTTGTTTTTTGCTTTTGTTATGTGCTGATAAAACAGGCTTCACAATGCCACTGGCCCGATTGTATAAATAGCTTACAACCTTAGCTCCTTCGTGTCCTAAGTATTTTGTGGCACTCACCACACCGTTACCCAGAGACCGGGCAGCACTAATTGCACTACTGACCCGATTGTATAAATAGCTTACAGCCTTAGTTCCTCCGTACCCTAAGTATTTTTTGACACTCACCACACCGTCCCCCAGAGACCTGGTAGTGCTGATTGCGCCATTGACCAGGCGTTTGGGTATATAGGCCATACCGTTGGCAATAGTCCCTGAAGTCAAAGCTATCTGTTGCCTGAGTTGTGAAAAAATACCGGGTGCATTATTTTCATTGTCCTCCCCGCCGCATTGTGCAGCCACTGCCAAAAGTGCCGGTACTACCGGATTTTCAGTAGCAACAACGTCTTCTGGATCTATGGTTACCATTTCAGTTTCAGTGGCAGCTTGCACTGTTGCGGGAGGCTCTGCATCGGCTTGTATTGCTGATTCATCGGTTTGTGTTCCCGCCTCGGCGGTTTCTAAGGTGCCAATTTGAGTTTCTGCCTCGGTGGTATCTGAGGTACCGATATGTGTTTCTGCCTCGGTGGTATCTGAGGTACCGATTTGTGTTCCTGCCTCGGTGGTATCTGAGGTACCGACTTGTGTTCCTGCCTCGGTGGTATCTGAGGTACCGACTTGTGTTCCTGCCTCGGTGGTTTCTGAGGTACCGATTTGTGTTCCTGCCTCGGTGGTTTCTGAAGTACCGATTTGTGTTCCTGCCTCGGCGGTTTCTGAAATACCGGTTTGAGTTCCTGACTCGCTGGTTTCTGAGGTGCCAATTTGAGTTTCTGCCTCGGCAGTTTCTATTGGTTCATGTAGCGTATTCTGTGGACCAAATCTTGGAACCATCATTTCCGTAAAGTGATTCAACAGTAAATGCAGCAGATAATTGATGGTTTCTGGGTTAGGATAAACTGTTAATTGGGTTAATATCCCATTATATTCGGTAATAAATTGACCGTGTAATTCATTTTCCATCCATTCCACAGTTTCGTGTGCTTCACTACTTGAATCTATAGTAACAACTTCATTATTTATAATGACCTGGTAAGGCCTAGGAGTAGCGTTGGGTAAAAACCTCTGGTATAGACGAATTTGAACCATGTTTGTGCCTTCTCTGGTTAAGCGCAGGCCTGAGTTTCCATTTACAATGAGTCCATATTGCTCCAGTTCAGCTATTGTTGATAATGTTACCTCCTTTGTTGGTGGTGCCGCATAACCATTACCCAACATAGTCATCATCAACAAAAAACCAGATAGCGTGTTAGACAGCATGCGCTTAATGTCATAATTCAATAAAACACAACACGTCATTAAATGGCCTTCCTGTCGTTTGAATATTATGTGTACCCAAAGCGTGACTTTCTTCTACCATTTCCAGCTTTGGAAAGCGTTTTAGCATAGACGCGATCATCAAACAACGAAGTGTCAATTAGACAAGATGTATGGATATTAAGTGTGAATCGTACCAACTGGATAATTGGCAAGTTTTAAATCAACACCCTGCACCTTGCCACCAATGACAAAGACTGCCCGCTGGCAGCTAAAAAGAAAGCAACAGTTGAACTACGTATAAGCTGGTCTATCTTTATCTCTTTTATTTTGTGCTTTTAAAGGCTTCCGGGTCGCCATGATGTTACAGGTGGGATGAATGCTCAGGTACTGTTTAACCCTTCTCAGCACTGTTTTGATCAGAGCTGTCATCAGTATTGCACTGCTGACCGGTCTGACAAGCTGCCAGTCTTCCGCCCCCCCTGAGCAAAACGCCCGTAAGGTTCAGGTGACTGTCTCAGAGCCTTCACTGACGCTGGCACAGGCTCAGCAGCGCAAAGCCATGATCAGACAGGCCAGTTATGATGTCTATCTGGATATTACTGACGGTGAAGCTTCAGAATACTCCGGCCGAATAACCATCCACCTGGATCTGCATAAAGCGGACAACCCACTGACCGTGGATTTCCAGCAGGGGCAGATTCACCGGCTGTTGGTTAATAGTAACAGCCTGACACCGGATTATAATGGCCAGTTGCTCACCTTGCCGCGCAAGAGTCTGAAAACCGGTGAAAACACCATTGAAATTGAATTCACCCACACCTACAGCGACAGCAGCAACAGCGATACCGGGCTGACAAAATTCACCGACCCGGAAGACAATAACCACTATCTCTACAGCCAGCCCGGCGTGTATGCCACCAGCCAGATACTGCCACTGTTTGACCAGCCTGATATCAAAGCCAGCTTCAGGCTGACGGTCAAAGCGCCCCCACAATGGCAGGTCATCACCCAGACTCAGGAACGGCAGGCGGTTGGTGGCGGACCTGAACGCTGGTGGTATTTTCCGGAAACCCGGCCTGTCAGCCCCCATTCATTCTCTCTGCAGGCCGGACCTTTCAAAGTCAGCCGCTATGAACAGGGTAAACTGCCTATACGCCTGCTGTTACGTCAGTCATTTCATGATGAACCGAATCCCCGGGAACTGTTTGCAATGGTCGATAACGCCAGAGTCTTTTATCAACAGTACCTTGAGCAGCCCTATCCATTCTTTAAATACGATATGGTTGCACTGCCCGTCGATGTCCTGAACGCTGAAATGACTTCAGCCAATGTTGTACTGAATGAAAAATACCTGTTACCAGAACACTCTGCCGATCAGCCAGAAACCCGGCAGCAACTGCTCGAACATCTGGCTCACAGCTGGTTTGGTGGCAGCATCAGTATGGACTGGTGGAGTGACCAGTGGCTGATGGACGGTCTGGCCAGGTACCTTTCTTATATGGCCCTGGCTCGTTCCGAAACGGATACTCGCTCTAAAGAAAGTAATGACGAAAGCTGGTCCATGTTCCACAACCAGGTGAAGCAGTCAGCGTATTTTTATGATCAGCTGCCAGCGGCAGAACCTCTGCGTCACAATGCTGAAATCAACATTTTGGCGACCCTGAACAGCGATATCAAAGCCAGCAAAGCCGCTGCCGTTCTACAGCTGCTTCACCACAACCTTGGAGACGATGCATTTCGGCAAGCTTTACAGCAGCTGCTGCAACAATACGCAGACAGCAGTACCCGGGCTCAGACGTTCTTTGAGCTGATTCACAACACATCGGGTCAACCATTAAAAAACTGGGAAAAACAGTGGCTTGATACATCGGGTGTGCAGACGGTTTCTGCCTCTTATCAATGCAAAAAAGGCAGCCTGAGCAGCCTTCAGGTTGACCAGCCTGCCCCCGGAAAACGCTCACAAGTCGTTCATGTAGGATTGTTTAAAAACAGGCAATCCACACTCCAGCGCTACCGGACACTACCTGTTGTTATTGATGGCAAATCCACTAAGGTTGACATTCCCGGGCAACAACCCTGCCCGGACTTTGTTTACCCCAATGTTGATGATAAAGGCTATGTGCGGGTACAGCTTGATGAACAGTCTCTGAAAACGATTCTTAAATGGGCATTCAGTGAGCCTTTAATGCAGACGTTGATCGACAGCCACCTCTATCAATCCCCTGTCAGTGTCCGGTCCGCCATGACCTACGCGACTGCCAGACTACCGGATGAAACAAATGTCTGGCGACTGAAAAGCCAGCTGACCGGACTGAAACAGCTGAGTGACCAGCTGTTTCGGCTGAAGTCTGCTAATCCTGCGGTACAAACCGTCAGCAGCCACTGGTTGCTGACTCTGGAAGAACTGGCATGGCAACAGCTGAATATCGCAGAACCAGACAGTCCACTACAGAATCTCTGGTTTGATTTTTTCCTGCATATTGCCCATACCGACGACAGTGCCATGCAGTTGAAGCGCCTGCTCGAAGGGCGCTGGGAAATCAGCGATTTGCAACTGACCCCGACCAGGCGGTGGCAGATTATTATTCGCCTGAACACGTTCCCGGGAAAAACCGCCAAAAACAGCTGGGATCTGGCACGCCGTGAGTACCAGAAACATCGTTCTCCCGCGACGACCAGAATGTATCAGATGGCTGATGCCAGCCGGCCCGACACACTGGTAAAAAGCCAGTGGCTTAACCGGCTCGAGAGCCTGCCCTGGCTGGAAGCTGAAGCCATCAGTCGTGTGCTGTTTCCTGCCTCGCAATACTCCCTGGTTCCCGCACTGCGACAGAGTATCTTTACTGCCCTGCTGAACAACCAGCCTGAACGGTCGTCACCGATGCTGAATCAGCTGATCAGCAACCTGTTAAACGAGTGTTCAGCCAATGGCGTCCAGCAGTTGCAGACCTTCAGTGATAACAAGACTCTGTCGGCCAGTCAGCTGCAAATTCAGGCACAACTGCAAATGGCAAAACAGTGTCAGCACCTGCCAAAAAACGCTGTATTGAAATAAACACTTGCCGATAGCCCGCTTATTCGGTGAACATAAAGAGGTTGACCTTTATCAGGGACTGATAAGCGGGGGTTCTGTTTGTGTATATTCTGCGCCTTAACGCTGCAGGCCAGCCGGTTCAATGGCTGACCTGGCAACAGACAGTGTGTCTGTATTCAAGGGAACTGGTCGTCTGGAGTCTGGGCGATATCATTTATCGGGTCAGGGGCGGACGCAACCGATGTCACGATGCCACCACGGTGATTGAAGTTCCCAGTATTGTCGCCTGCGGCGGTCGTCGTTTATTTCCTTTCCGTAACAACCCGGCATTAACCAATTCTTCCCTGTTTGAACGCGATAATTACCAATGCCTTTATTGTGGTAAATACTTCCGCCGAACCATGCTGACCCGCGATCATATTATTCCAACCTCGCGAGGCGGAAAAGACGACTGGATGAATGTCGTTGCTGCCTGTAAACGCTGTAACCAGCACAAAAGTAACTACCTGCTTGAAGAACTGGAGATGCCGCTGCTGGCCCTCCCCTATCGTCCAAATGCTGCCGAATACCTTGCCATGGTGAACAGTCGCAGAATCCTGCCTGAACAGGTGGAATACCTGAGCAGCCAGTTCTCTGCCAACTGTCGCTGGAGCATAAGAAGCAGACTGAATGTTCATTCACAAAAGGACAGTCTCTGTGAAAAGAACGGAATCCGATTTACTTCAGGCTCGTGACTGCTCCCCCAACTAAAGAGGGTGTCTTAAAAGCCAAAATTCAAACCCAGTGAAGCACTTTTCTCTGCAAAGAATGACGCTTCACTGGATCTCTTTCCCAGCTGCCCCATTTTCTCTCAAATGGCCGATACCGCTCAAAGTGCAACCAGAGAATCATCCTGTTGTATCTTAAAATAGCGTAAAGACTGGCTTTTACAGCCCGTCTCAGGTTATAGGCCAGCAGGTGTAAGCCAAACTCCAGTTTAACTTTCTCCAGCCCCCTGCGACGAAAACGGTTTAACCCCTGTATATCCCGTAAATAGGCAAAGACAGGCTCAACCATTGCCTTTCTTTTGCTGAAAGACTTTTTAGCTTTCGGGTGCTGCATAACCTGCCTCAGTGCATCCTTGGTATCATCCATCGCATAGCGTTTTATGCGGCGGCCTTTCTTATTGCTCGTACACTGATCTTTGAGGAGGCAACCTTCACACGGCCCATTGCCATATATCTTTTGCTCTTTTGTGCGAGTGCTTCCCTTTACCTGGCCGATGAGAACCAGCTCTTTTCCTACAGGGCAACGATAAACGTCATTGGTTTCATCATAATAAAAATGCCCCTTCTGGAACTTTGCTGACTCTTTGGGCTTTCCTGGCTCTTTGCCCTCAGGACATAGCAAACTGATATCGCGCTCCAGACTGGTTGCAATGACTTCATCATTGAAATAACCCGCGTCCAGTAGCATTTCATCAACGGGTTTATCCGTGACTTGCATTGACTGGTCAAGCATTGGGCTTACGACAGTGGTTTCATTGGTTGGGTCAACAGCTTGAGCCAGTACCACCCGCTTGCTATTGGCTAATACGGATGGCTTGTAACCCGTTGTGTAACCTCGCCCCCGTTTCATCTTTTGAACAACAGCTTCAGGCTCTGTAGGGCTTACGACAGCATTTCCTGATTTGCCGTTCTTCTTTCGCTTCGCATTGCGTTCAACTACTGCCTCGAGAGCACTGCTGGTCATCTCCAGATTCTTTTTGCTTTCAGGGCAATCTGGATGGTTATCAGCTTGATTTTGTGCTGCTTCATGAGCCTGTTGCGCAGCTTCCTGCTTCATCAGGTTGTAGCTTGAGCAAGCGGCTTCTATGACCGTTCCATCACCAGCCAGACAACTTCCATCGGAGTCTGTTTTTTTAAGAACGGTTCGTGTCAGACTTTCAAAAAATGGACCAGTCATGGACTCGCTATGCATATTGATGAAGCGACCAATAATGGCATGGTCTGGGAAAATCCCTCCGGTAACCCACATGCAGCCAAGGTCAACACGGGCTAATCGTTCCAGAGTTCTTAGTGAGGTAATGCCCTGCATAATGCCATAGAGAATCAAACCCATCATATTACGGGGTGAATAAGGAGGGCGTCCTTCTGAGGCATACCTGTGCTCAAAATCAGACCAGTCCTGCTCATCAAGAAGGGATGCAACGGTAAAAGGTGTTTTTTGACCTGTTAGTTCAAGGTGTTCTTTCAGGTTAGTGTTGCCAAGTGTGATGGCGCTGGGGTCAGGAGCAACAAAACGTCGCTTGTCTGTTTTGTTACCTGATCTTTTGGATTTATCCTGTTTTTTGTGATCAGGACTACTGTCTACACCTGAAAAAATATCGAGCTGTGGAGCTGTATTAATTTTTATTTGCGGTCTTGTTGTCATGCTGAAGCCGGTAAAGCTACTTTATATCCAGATTACCGGCTTGTGGTGGGTTTTACGACACCCTCTAAAAGGCAGGGGGCTTACAGCGAAAATGCTAAGCTTCTCAGCACTTCCGTCCAATTTTATTTATTTTTGTTATAAGCCATATCTTTCAAAAAACTTCGTTTTATTGACTCTGCATGACAAGCCTTTCCAACCCACCACCACTACACGAGTTGTTTGCGAATACCATTTCAGTATCTCCACTCTGTATTCTTCTTCGAGATGAATGTCGTAGTTTTGATCCTGACAGGTTTTTGCATTTTGTAAATGATACACGCCTTTATGGTTGGTACACCTTACAAAAAGTGTATCGTGAATTTCATCATAGACTGTCTCTTCTGCATTGCAGTTATGAACAGGTATATTCACATTGGAATCACAGACTTCATAACCATCAAAATGTTTATGCTCCGCATTCCAGCTCTGGCATAAATTGCTGATTTTACTGTGCTTTTGAGCTGTAGCAAGAAAGTTGCTTTTATCGAGAAGGTTCGCCCTGAGCATTCCATCATCATTGACCAACACATGGTTATTATCGTTGTACAGACTTATATACGGTATAGCCGTATTAGTAGTTACTTTCGGAGTGCTGATATGTTGATTGCTCCGCATTGCTTCCCTCTCATACCCAAAACAATCCGCTGTCAACATATCTTCAGAAGGATAATAACGAATATTGATACAGCCCTTCTGGAAATGATTCTCTGGCTCCATGATCCAGCGCTCTATCAGTGTCCTTTCATTTTCAGCGACGGCCCCATTTCCGGATAGAATTCTTGTTTCCTTGTCATTTGTACCAATATACC from Endozoicomonas sp. NE40 includes:
- a CDS encoding HNH endonuclease, with amino-acid sequence MYILRLNAAGQPVQWLTWQQTVCLYSRELVVWSLGDIIYRVRGGRNRCHDATTVIEVPSIVACGGRRLFPFRNNPALTNSSLFERDNYQCLYCGKYFRRTMLTRDHIIPTSRGGKDDWMNVVAACKRCNQHKSNYLLEELEMPLLALPYRPNAAEYLAMVNSRRILPEQVEYLSSQFSANCRWSIRSRLNVHSQKDSLCEKNGIRFTSGS
- a CDS encoding IS1182 family transposase; amino-acid sequence: MTTRPQIKINTAPQLDIFSGVDSSPDHKKQDKSKRSGNKTDKRRFVAPDPSAITLGNTNLKEHLELTGQKTPFTVASLLDEQDWSDFEHRYASEGRPPYSPRNMMGLILYGIMQGITSLRTLERLARVDLGCMWVTGGIFPDHAIIGRFINMHSESMTGPFFESLTRTVLKKTDSDGSCLAGDGTVIEAACSSYNLMKQEAAQQAHEAAQNQADNHPDCPESKKNLEMTSSALEAVVERNAKRKKNGKSGNAVVSPTEPEAVVQKMKRGRGYTTGYKPSVLANSKRVVLAQAVDPTNETTVVSPMLDQSMQVTDKPVDEMLLDAGYFNDEVIATSLERDISLLCPEGKEPGKPKESAKFQKGHFYYDETNDVYRCPVGKELVLIGQVKGSTRTKEQKIYGNGPCEGCLLKDQCTSNKKGRRIKRYAMDDTKDALRQVMQHPKAKKSFSKRKAMVEPVFAYLRDIQGLNRFRRRGLEKVKLEFGLHLLAYNLRRAVKASLYAILRYNRMILWLHFERYRPFERKWGSWERDPVKRHSLQRKVLHWV